The Chloroflexota bacterium genome includes the window GCTTTGTCACGCAAGTTAAAACGGCAGAGAAGAACGGTTATAGCGCGCTACAAATCGGTTTCGCGGAAACGAAACACCTGACCAAACCCGAACGCGGTCATCTTAAGAATTTGCCCGCGCTCAAACACCTGCACGAAGTTCGCACCAGCCAGCTTGATGGCGTGCAAGTGGGCGACAAGTTGAGCGTCAATATTTTCGCGACGGGCGACTTGGTGGATGTGACGGGCGTCTCGAAAGGTAAAGGACACGCCGGTGTCGTCAAGCGCCATCACTTTAAGGGTGGTCCCAAGACACACGGTCAATCGGATCGCTTGCGCCGACCTGGCGCGAGCGGCGCGACGACGACGCCTGGTCGCGTGGTCAAGGGTTTGCGTATGGCGGGGCAGTTGGGTAACAAGCAAGCCACGCTCTTGAACATCGAAGTAGTCAAGGTGGATGCGGAACGCAACGTGCTCGCGATCAAAGGCACCGTGCCCGGCACGCATGGCAGTGTGGTCTTTGTCCGCAAAGCGCGCAAACAGAAACGGTCCGCCAAGTAATAATTTGCCGAATAAAGAACGAATAAACGAATCGTCTGTTTTGAAAATCCGTTTGTTCGTGGAGGATTCGCACGATGCAAGTGCCTTTGTATAACATCAGTGGAAAAGAAGTGGGAACGACGGAATTGCCCGACGCGATTTTTGGCGAAGCGGTAAACACGCCGTTGATGCACCAAGCGTTTGTGCGCCAACTTGCGAATGCGCGCCAAGGCACGCACGATACCAAAACGCGCGGCGAAGTCGCCGGCGGCGGCGCAAAACCGTTCCGCCAAAAAGGAACAGGTCACGCACGCCAAGGTTCCACGCGCTCGCCGCATTATCGTCACGGTGGGGTGGTCTTTGGACCCACGCCGCGCTCGTACGAGCAAAAGATGCCGCGCCAAATGCGCCGCGCCGCGTTGCGCTCCGCGTTATCGGCAAAGATGGCGGAGGGACAGATTCGCGTCCTCGACGAATTGAAACTCGCCGCGCCCAAAACACGTGAGATGGAAACGATTCTAGACAACTTGTCCGTGAATTCGTCCGCGCTCATTCTGTTGCCCGAGGCGAATCTTGCCGTGCAAAAGTCCGCGTCGAACATTCCCGATGTCAAGACGCTGCGCGCGCAGTACCTCAACGTTCGCGATTTGCTCGGTTATGATTACTTGATCATGCCGGTGGACGCTGTCAAAGCCATCGAAGGATACCTGGGAAAATAGTTGGATAGTTCAATCGTTAAATAGTTTGATAGTTGAATAGTGTCCCGACTAGCTAACTATCCAACTAACCAACTATCTAACTGAGGTTTAACATGCACATCTATGAGATTTTGAAACGACCACTCACAACGGAAAAGACCAATCGTCTCAAAGACGAACATCGCCAATACGCGTTCGAAGTGGACCTGCGCGCCAACAAACACGAAATCAAGCAGGCGGTCGAAATGGCGTTCCCGAATATCAAGGTGGTCCATGTCAACGTGATGCGAATGTCGCGCAAACGCCGCCATTTTGGTCGCCGCGTCATCTATAAAGCGGTGTGGAAAAAAGCCATCGTGACGATTCCGGCGGATCAGCGCATTGAACTGTTCGAGGGTGTGTAGAAAATGGGAATCAAAGTTTACAAGCCCACATCGGCTGGTCGCCGCAACATGACCACGCCGACGTTCGAAGAAATTACGAAAAAGTCGCCGGAAAAATCCTTGCTCGTGTACGCCAAGCGGCAGGCGGGACGTAACAATCAAGGGCGCATTACGGTACGCCATCACGGCGGTGGCAATCGCCCCAAGTATCGCATCATTGATTTTCGACGCGAGAAACTGGGTATTCCGGCTAAGGTCGCGGCGATTGAGTACGACCCGAACCGCACCGCGCGCATCGCGCTCTTGTATTACGCCGACGGCGAAAAACGCTACATCCTCGCGCCGGTTGGCATGATGGTGGGCGATGCCGTTCTCGCCGGACCCAGTGCGGAAATCAAGCCCGGCAACACCTTGCCGATTTCGAATATTCCGGTCGGCACGCTCATTCACAACATCGAAATGCAAAAAGGCAAGGGCGGTCAATTGGTGCGTTCGGCGGGTGGCTCGGCGCAATTGATGGCGAAGGAAGGCAAGTACGCTCAGGTGCGTTTGCCCTCCGGCGAAACGCGCTATATCTCGGTCGAGTGCATGGCGACGATTGGTCAAGTTGGCAATCCCGAATGGAATACGATCAAGCTTGGCAAAGCCGGTCGCAAACGCCACATGGGTTGGCGTCCGACCGTGCGTGGCTCGGTGATGAGTCCACGCGATCACCCGCACGGTGGTGGTGAAGGCAAGGTTGGCGTCGGTATGCCCGGTCCCAAGACCAAGTGGGGCAAGCCCGCACTCGGCAAAAAGACACGTCGCCGCAAATACACCGACCGCTTTATCGTGCGCGGGCGCGGCAAGAAATAGGCAACGGATAAAAACGGATAAACGGATGATGAATTCATTTATTCGTTGGAGGATGTAATGAGTCGCTCACTAAAAAAAGGACCGTTCGTTCAACCGAAACTGCTCGCGCGCGTCGAGCAGATGAACAAAGCCGGCGAGAAAAAAGTGCTCAAGACGTGGTCGCGCGCGTCGGTCGTGTTCCCGCAAATGGTCGGGCATACGATTGCGGTGCATGACGGTCGCCGCCACGTGCCGATTTACATCACCGAAAATATGG containing:
- the rplC gene encoding 50S ribosomal protein L3; the encoded protein is MAEGLLGRKIGMTQIFTAKGEIIPVTVLEMGPCFVTQVKTAEKNGYSALQIGFAETKHLTKPERGHLKNLPALKHLHEVRTSQLDGVQVGDKLSVNIFATGDLVDVTGVSKGKGHAGVVKRHHFKGGPKTHGQSDRLRRPGASGATTTPGRVVKGLRMAGQLGNKQATLLNIEVVKVDAERNVLAIKGTVPGTHGSVVFVRKARKQKRSAK
- the rplD gene encoding 50S ribosomal protein L4; the protein is MQVPLYNISGKEVGTTELPDAIFGEAVNTPLMHQAFVRQLANARQGTHDTKTRGEVAGGGAKPFRQKGTGHARQGSTRSPHYRHGGVVFGPTPRSYEQKMPRQMRRAALRSALSAKMAEGQIRVLDELKLAAPKTREMETILDNLSVNSSALILLPEANLAVQKSASNIPDVKTLRAQYLNVRDLLGYDYLIMPVDAVKAIEGYLGK
- the rplW gene encoding 50S ribosomal protein L23 codes for the protein MHIYEILKRPLTTEKTNRLKDEHRQYAFEVDLRANKHEIKQAVEMAFPNIKVVHVNVMRMSRKRRHFGRRVIYKAVWKKAIVTIPADQRIELFEGV
- the rplB gene encoding 50S ribosomal protein L2 — encoded protein: MGIKVYKPTSAGRRNMTTPTFEEITKKSPEKSLLVYAKRQAGRNNQGRITVRHHGGGNRPKYRIIDFRREKLGIPAKVAAIEYDPNRTARIALLYYADGEKRYILAPVGMMVGDAVLAGPSAEIKPGNTLPISNIPVGTLIHNIEMQKGKGGQLVRSAGGSAQLMAKEGKYAQVRLPSGETRYISVECMATIGQVGNPEWNTIKLGKAGRKRHMGWRPTVRGSVMSPRDHPHGGGEGKVGVGMPGPKTKWGKPALGKKTRRRKYTDRFIVRGRGKK
- the rpsS gene encoding 30S ribosomal protein S19, encoding MSRSLKKGPFVQPKLLARVEQMNKAGEKKVLKTWSRASVVFPQMVGHTIAVHDGRRHVPIYITENMVGHRLGEFAPTRHFRGHSTKEKAAEAAAATTAPAKA